Proteins from one Pseudoalteromonas rubra genomic window:
- the betB gene encoding betaine-aldehyde dehydrogenase, with protein MSTPVYQNFIHGRYLANQTGEQFAVKNPATDEVIYHVEVADTHIQKAAIDSAKAGFAQWSAMAPIERSRILNKAVALLRERNDELAKIEVLDTGKPWQEAECVDIQTGADVIEYFAGLAPAQVGQQQMVGNDFYYTRKEPLGICAGIGAWNYPLQIACWKSGPALAAGNALIFKPSEETPLGALKLAEIFIEAGMPAGVFNVVQGAAEVGQWLTLHPEIEKVSFTGEVGTGKKVMQSAASNLKDVTMELGGKSPLLVFDDADIEQAVSAAMLGNFYTQGEICTNCTRVYVQRGVYEQFLEQLKTRTEQNIIAGDPLDPEVNLGALISKKHQQLVLDYIEQGKQEGATVLTGGHALSPASAPNGYFVAPTIFTDCHEDMTIVREEIFGPVMCVMVFDDEQEAIERANNTHLGLAAGVFSRDIQRAHRVIHQLQAGITWINAYGNSPAEMPVGGYKKSGIGRENGIETLGHYTQTKSVYVGMSQIESPF; from the coding sequence ATGTCCACACCTGTCTACCAGAACTTTATTCACGGCCGCTATCTTGCCAACCAGACCGGCGAGCAGTTTGCGGTAAAAAACCCCGCGACCGACGAAGTCATTTATCACGTTGAAGTGGCCGATACGCACATTCAAAAAGCAGCCATCGACAGTGCCAAAGCCGGGTTTGCGCAGTGGTCTGCCATGGCACCCATTGAGCGCAGCAGAATTCTGAATAAAGCAGTGGCGCTATTACGTGAACGTAATGATGAACTGGCTAAAATTGAAGTGCTGGACACGGGCAAACCCTGGCAAGAAGCCGAGTGCGTTGACATTCAAACCGGTGCTGACGTAATCGAGTATTTTGCTGGACTGGCGCCTGCGCAGGTTGGCCAGCAACAGATGGTCGGCAATGATTTTTACTACACCCGCAAAGAGCCGTTAGGAATTTGCGCGGGTATCGGTGCCTGGAACTACCCACTGCAAATTGCTTGCTGGAAATCCGGCCCAGCACTGGCGGCAGGTAATGCCTTGATCTTTAAACCGTCTGAAGAAACCCCGCTGGGTGCACTGAAGCTGGCCGAGATTTTTATCGAGGCCGGTATGCCAGCTGGTGTCTTTAACGTTGTACAAGGCGCTGCTGAAGTTGGGCAATGGCTCACGCTGCATCCGGAAATTGAAAAAGTGTCATTCACCGGTGAAGTGGGCACAGGTAAAAAAGTCATGCAAAGTGCGGCTTCTAACCTTAAAGACGTGACTATGGAACTGGGCGGTAAGTCGCCGCTATTGGTGTTTGATGATGCCGATATCGAGCAGGCAGTCAGTGCTGCCATGTTAGGCAACTTCTACACACAGGGCGAGATCTGCACCAACTGCACACGTGTTTATGTTCAGCGCGGGGTGTATGAGCAGTTTCTTGAGCAACTCAAGACTCGTACAGAGCAAAATATCATTGCGGGCGATCCACTTGATCCCGAAGTGAACCTGGGTGCATTGATCTCGAAAAAACATCAGCAGCTGGTATTGGATTACATTGAGCAAGGCAAGCAAGAAGGAGCCACCGTGCTTACCGGCGGTCATGCCTTGAGCCCTGCATCTGCGCCTAACGGCTACTTTGTCGCACCGACCATCTTCACTGACTGTCATGAGGACATGACCATAGTTCGCGAAGAGATCTTTGGTCCGGTGATGTGCGTCATGGTGTTCGATGACGAACAAGAAGCGATTGAACGCGCTAACAACACCCATTTAGGCCTCGCTGCTGGCGTGTTTAGCCGTGATATTCAACGTGCACACCGTGTTATCCACCAACTGCAAGCCGGTATTACCTGGATCAATGCCTATGGTAATTCTCCTGCCGAAATGCCAGTTGGTGGCTACAAAAAATCTGGTATTGGCCGCGAAAATGGTATCGAAACACTGGGTCACTACACCCAGACCAAGTCTGTTTACGTCGGTATGAGCCAAATCGAAAGCCCATTTTAA
- the betI gene encoding transcriptional regulator BetI, whose amino-acid sequence MPKVGMEPVRRQQLIEATLQSVAELGLQATTINSISKKAGMSSGIISHYFGGKQGLIEATVRYLLSSLQRSLLQRTAQGCKPEQRLMFIVEANFAVVQQQRDTTRTWLSFWAHSMHDAELHRLQRVNARRLYSNLLYSFKQLMAPGKAREAAELSAAMIDGLWLRAVLNKADDAQFDSAQDLAKRYIQSLIQQFGV is encoded by the coding sequence ATGCCCAAAGTCGGAATGGAACCTGTACGTCGCCAACAGCTGATTGAGGCGACTTTGCAGTCAGTAGCTGAGCTTGGATTACAGGCCACCACAATTAACAGCATCAGTAAAAAGGCTGGCATGTCGTCGGGGATCATTAGCCACTATTTTGGTGGTAAACAAGGTCTCATAGAAGCCACAGTGCGCTATCTGCTGAGCAGTCTGCAACGCAGCTTATTGCAACGCACAGCTCAGGGATGCAAGCCTGAGCAACGCCTGATGTTTATTGTCGAAGCCAACTTTGCCGTGGTGCAACAACAGCGAGACACCACCCGCACCTGGTTGAGCTTTTGGGCGCATTCCATGCACGATGCTGAATTACATCGCTTACAACGCGTCAATGCACGTCGACTTTACAGCAATTTGTTGTACTCGTTTAAACAGTTAATGGCCCCAGGCAAAGCGCGTGAAGCCGCAGAGCTGAGTGCCGCCATGATCGACGGCCTGTGGCTCAGAGCCGTTCTCAATAAAGCCGATGATGCGCAGTTTGATAGCGCGCAGGATCTGGCCAAGCGTTATATCCAGTCCCTCATCCAACAATTTGGAGTCTAA
- a CDS encoding TonB-dependent receptor plug domain-containing protein — protein MARLVICFSALVILHSSPAAAQESQGSVFTMSFEELLDQDVTVAARKSESWLASSGTVYVINRTDIERYGWRDLKEILASVPNMDYFYQWAWLPGGQRGFTGNMSGTLMLIDGREVQNLLANEAFIMNNFPSARIERVEILQGPNSTLYGGNATQGVINVVTRLESGVNEVSLAAGEVGTRFGHGVLHYQYGDIELALSASYFESDLDYREIREFIVDDEAFSRNSKDPLRNHNPDDFRNREKNITLDSRLNTPWFYFGNNLTRTTNVSGIEAIAFDYITGDDAYRGYSSYYLGKDLQPSANWSGNIELSYFREYKEKYRLSVDNTEQASRYEALVLYTEREDIGPSDRIRLNTQWTYQASADQDWILGYDGWRTKIGRKIKYRQTEDGVKLVTPDSWPTDKERSDKHAVFGQYSRLWHFGERTLKVNAGLRYHRQDYTNASWLPRISMVYQPDPDQALKLTYGKAFRPPTIFEFDLVVDDEIESQSMQMYELNWSSKFRWREIEFANISALYSMQAKNFYQKVQDPNTQIWRTIVAGEHRVSGWENQLRWQARRWNGQLALRYVSPDKTQVAAQTVRLDVPSYKVKLGLGYTLAQHWQVSAFVDHWDKVLTEANRFQQSGTEVVTIPAWTTLNVNLTYTQGGGILGLYIENLFDKTYYHGNARGVSPVKYIQAPRNLRLSWSYRF, from the coding sequence ATGGCCCGGTTAGTTATCTGTTTTTCTGCTTTGGTGATATTGCACAGCTCGCCTGCTGCGGCGCAGGAGTCGCAGGGATCTGTATTTACAATGTCGTTCGAAGAACTACTCGACCAGGATGTGACCGTTGCCGCGCGCAAAAGCGAATCTTGGCTGGCTTCATCCGGCACCGTTTATGTGATCAATCGCACAGACATCGAACGTTATGGCTGGCGAGATCTAAAGGAGATCCTCGCTTCGGTTCCCAATATGGACTACTTCTATCAATGGGCCTGGTTGCCCGGTGGGCAGAGGGGCTTTACGGGCAACATGTCAGGGACCTTGATGCTCATTGATGGTCGGGAAGTACAAAATCTACTGGCGAATGAAGCCTTTATTATGAACAACTTTCCGAGTGCCCGAATTGAGCGTGTCGAAATACTTCAGGGACCGAATTCTACGTTGTATGGGGGGAATGCAACACAAGGCGTGATCAACGTAGTCACTCGTCTGGAAAGCGGTGTGAATGAGGTCTCTTTAGCTGCGGGTGAGGTGGGTACGCGCTTTGGCCATGGCGTGTTGCATTATCAGTACGGAGACATTGAGCTAGCACTATCAGCCAGCTATTTTGAAAGCGATCTGGATTATCGTGAAATACGAGAATTTATTGTCGATGATGAAGCGTTCAGCCGTAACAGCAAAGATCCATTAAGAAACCACAACCCTGATGATTTTCGTAATCGCGAAAAAAATATCACCCTGGACAGTCGTCTGAACACCCCTTGGTTTTACTTTGGTAATAATCTTACCCGCACCACTAACGTCAGTGGTATTGAGGCCATCGCGTTTGATTATATTACGGGAGATGACGCTTATCGTGGCTACAGTAGCTATTATCTGGGTAAGGATTTACAACCCTCTGCCAACTGGTCAGGTAATATCGAACTGAGTTACTTCAGGGAATACAAAGAGAAATACCGCCTGAGTGTCGATAATACTGAACAGGCAAGTCGTTATGAAGCCTTGGTGTTATATACAGAGCGCGAAGATATCGGTCCGTCGGACAGAATTCGACTCAATACACAATGGACCTATCAGGCCAGCGCCGATCAGGACTGGATACTGGGATATGATGGTTGGCGTACCAAAATTGGCCGTAAGATCAAATATCGGCAAACTGAAGACGGCGTTAAACTGGTCACCCCAGACTCCTGGCCGACAGACAAAGAACGCTCTGATAAGCATGCGGTGTTTGGACAATATTCCAGGCTGTGGCACTTTGGCGAGCGCACGCTTAAGGTCAATGCCGGGCTCAGATATCACCGCCAGGATTACACCAATGCCAGCTGGTTGCCCCGGATAAGTATGGTCTATCAGCCAGACCCAGACCAGGCTCTCAAACTGACCTATGGCAAGGCGTTTCGTCCGCCAACGATTTTTGAATTCGATCTGGTGGTTGATGACGAGATTGAATCTCAAAGCATGCAGATGTATGAGCTCAACTGGAGCAGCAAGTTCCGCTGGCGCGAGATTGAATTTGCCAATATTTCTGCCCTGTATAGTATGCAAGCGAAGAACTTTTATCAAAAAGTTCAAGACCCGAATACCCAGATCTGGCGTACTATAGTGGCAGGAGAACACAGAGTCTCAGGTTGGGAAAACCAATTGCGTTGGCAGGCCCGGCGCTGGAACGGACAACTAGCTCTGCGTTATGTCTCGCCAGATAAAACCCAGGTAGCAGCGCAAACCGTCAGATTGGATGTGCCCAGCTACAAGGTTAAGCTAGGGCTGGGTTATACCCTGGCTCAGCACTGGCAGGTCAGTGCATTTGTCGACCATTGGGATAAAGTTCTGACCGAAGCCAACCGCTTTCAACAAAGCGGCACTGAAGTTGTTACGATACCAGCCTGGACGACCTTAAATGTTAACCTGACCTATACACAAGGTGGGGGCATCTTGGGTTTGTATATCGAAAACCTGTTCGACAAAACCTATTATCATGGCAATGCTCGGGGTGTCTCTCCTGTGAAGTATATTCAGGCGCCCCGAAATTTGCGCCTGAGCTGGTCATATCGATTCTAG
- a CDS encoding SDR family oxidoreductase, giving the protein MHRRVIHFAHFTASVLNRLGKIEDVVPMIDFLASEEARWITGQTLCVNGGFVTH; this is encoded by the coding sequence ATGCATCGAAGGGTCATTCATTTCGCCCACTTTACAGCCAGTGTCCTGAATCGTCTGGGTAAGATCGAAGACGTGGTGCCCATGATTGATTTTCTGGCCAGTGAAGAAGCACGCTGGATAACCGGCCAGACTTTATGCGTCAACGGTGGCTTCGTCACTCACTAG
- a CDS encoding LysR substrate-binding domain-containing protein — MGPRWAFKEALNSGKLVALLPDYQLGGGPFHAVYRPGGYVPPKIRCFIDLMGEHCKRAL, encoded by the coding sequence TTGGGACCAAGGTGGGCATTCAAAGAAGCGCTGAACAGTGGCAAGCTGGTGGCCTTGTTACCCGATTATCAGCTCGGGGGGGGTCCTTTCCATGCTGTTTATCGACCCGGAGGGTATGTCCCGCCCAAGATCCGATGTTTTATTGATCTGATGGGTGAGCATTGTAAGCGTGCGCTTTAA
- a CDS encoding glutathione S-transferase family protein: MIDQHHDKEHLVAIMSHLQLYYFPLSGHSHKVLTLASMLDLSIETVTVDIKSGEHLSESFVHLNPAAKIPVLVDGDTVITDSHAILFYLARQYDPARVWYPTDLTTQVEIQRWFALSAGELCNGPVALRGIRVLGKPGNEAHAMQQTLRLFSLLSTQLEQSPWLAGVTPTLADIALYSYTALIARLEPSLRDFPRVLDWLARFEQLPGYRALPAK, from the coding sequence ATGATTGACCAACACCACGATAAGGAGCATTTGGTTGCTATTATGAGTCATCTTCAGCTTTACTATTTTCCACTGTCCGGGCACAGCCATAAAGTGCTCACACTTGCGTCAATGCTGGATCTGAGCATAGAGACTGTGACCGTTGATATTAAATCCGGTGAACACTTGTCTGAGTCGTTTGTCCACCTCAATCCGGCTGCCAAGATACCTGTTTTGGTTGATGGGGACACGGTTATCACCGACTCTCACGCCATTTTGTTTTATCTTGCCCGGCAATATGATCCTGCAAGAGTCTGGTATCCAACTGACCTGACTACTCAGGTTGAGATCCAGCGATGGTTTGCCCTGTCTGCCGGTGAGTTGTGTAACGGTCCCGTGGCACTACGCGGGATCCGGGTGCTTGGGAAGCCCGGCAATGAGGCGCATGCGATGCAGCAGACGCTGAGGTTATTTTCACTGTTAAGCACTCAGCTTGAGCAAAGCCCCTGGCTTGCCGGAGTGACCCCAACTTTGGCTGACATTGCCTTGTACAGTTATACTGCACTGATTGCCAGGCTTGAGCCGAGCTTACGTGATTTTCCGCGCGTACTTGACTGGCTGGCGCGCTTTGAGCAGTTACCCGGATACCGGGCACTGCCTGCAAAATAA
- a CDS encoding pirin family protein, with amino-acid sequence MPLLRRGSERGQVNLGWLKSLHTFSFGHYYDPKHMGFSMLRVINDDTVAPGMGFDIHGHRDMEIISYVMQGALEHKDSKGNHHVIPAGDIQLMSAGTGITHSEYNYFATEPTRFLQIWIRPGKKGLNPSYAQATIHQKGALTPLVTPDGQSDSLVIHQDARLYRLKLSAGETVILNAPGRWGYLHLIKGAAQTLQTHLSAGDAASLTEEESIELTATAPLEALWFELPPG; translated from the coding sequence ATGCCATTACTTCGTCGTGGCTCAGAGCGGGGTCAGGTAAACCTGGGCTGGCTGAAAAGCCTGCATACTTTTTCATTTGGTCATTACTACGACCCAAAACATATGGGGTTTTCCATGTTACGCGTTATCAATGACGATACAGTGGCCCCGGGTATGGGATTCGATATCCATGGCCACCGGGATATGGAGATCATTTCTTATGTGATGCAAGGTGCGCTGGAACACAAAGACAGTAAGGGCAATCATCACGTTATTCCGGCCGGAGATATTCAGCTGATGAGCGCCGGTACCGGGATCACCCATTCCGAGTACAACTATTTTGCGACTGAGCCAACCCGCTTTTTACAGATCTGGATCCGACCTGGCAAAAAAGGGCTCAACCCCAGCTACGCACAAGCTACGATTCACCAAAAAGGGGCCCTTACGCCACTTGTGACCCCGGACGGACAGAGCGATTCACTGGTCATTCATCAGGATGCCAGGCTCTATCGTTTGAAGTTATCTGCTGGTGAGACTGTAATCCTGAACGCACCAGGGCGCTGGGGCTACCTGCACCTCATTAAAGGCGCGGCTCAAACCTTGCAAACACACCTTAGTGCAGGTGATGCAGCGAGTCTCACAGAAGAAGAGTCTATTGAGCTAACTGCAACAGCCCCACTTGAGGCGCTGTGGTTTGAATTACCACCGGGTTGA
- a CDS encoding tetratricopeptide repeat protein, with translation MDRETSTAQVWALRGFLDELQRINDTMEDRRFVFILGAGASIQSGVKGAAPLAREWMQMLFHRVVSPETDFDSWLKLNPLDIKGWQSDNLAGHYPEIFAHCFAGDHEAGFAELEKAIEAGSPSFGYAVLAWIMTKTSHNLVITTNFDNLVADSLYIYGRRSPHVIGHETLAGYLKPLARRPMVAKIHRDLFTDPINDPDGTGQLKKPWEDALKNIFKFYTPIFIGYGGNDGSLMNFLSDLSPRDISGRPFWCYYEPGGQPNGDIAALMLKHNGVLIPTPDWDQLMLDIGNLWGYKHDDQLKDLDRYTEELKQTLQEQVMNTSREGGEDIKAKLLPKHKKEQDKSWLDWALEAENKPNLEQKLAHYQSAIKAFPDSPGLHNNYAILLKENEKLKEAEAHYTEALAKDPEYTTAMFNYAILLESSGEVDKAEAYYKRALELDAQDTDSMNNYACLLIDQKRLVDAEALLHRALQLLPNDLAILETHAELLFAQEKHHEALQVIEQVLEVEPTRKSAKDLNTQIIQAIEDTESELE, from the coding sequence ATGGACAGAGAAACATCAACAGCACAGGTTTGGGCCTTAAGAGGCTTCCTTGACGAATTACAGCGTATTAACGACACCATGGAAGACCGGCGTTTTGTGTTTATACTGGGCGCTGGTGCGTCGATCCAGTCTGGTGTTAAAGGCGCAGCCCCCCTGGCAAGGGAGTGGATGCAAATGCTGTTTCATCGGGTGGTATCGCCCGAGACTGACTTTGACAGCTGGCTTAAGCTGAACCCGTTAGATATTAAGGGTTGGCAGTCTGATAATCTGGCTGGTCATTACCCAGAGATTTTCGCTCACTGCTTTGCTGGCGATCATGAAGCTGGCTTCGCAGAGCTGGAAAAAGCCATCGAAGCTGGCAGCCCGAGTTTTGGCTATGCCGTACTGGCCTGGATAATGACCAAAACCAGCCACAACTTGGTGATCACTACTAATTTCGACAATCTGGTCGCCGACTCTTTGTATATTTACGGCAGACGCTCTCCTCACGTGATAGGCCATGAAACTTTGGCCGGATATTTAAAGCCTCTGGCGCGGCGCCCCATGGTGGCCAAAATTCACCGTGACTTGTTTACCGACCCCATCAATGACCCTGATGGTACAGGGCAGCTAAAAAAGCCCTGGGAAGATGCTCTGAAAAATATCTTCAAATTCTATACCCCCATTTTTATTGGTTATGGCGGTAACGACGGCAGTCTGATGAACTTTTTATCTGATTTATCACCCAGGGACATCAGTGGCAGACCGTTTTGGTGCTACTACGAGCCAGGCGGACAACCAAATGGTGACATTGCTGCGCTGATGCTAAAGCACAACGGTGTCTTGATACCAACCCCAGACTGGGACCAGCTGATGCTGGATATTGGTAACCTCTGGGGTTATAAGCATGATGATCAGTTAAAAGACCTTGACCGCTATACTGAGGAATTGAAGCAGACACTCCAGGAGCAGGTGATGAACACTTCTCGTGAGGGGGGAGAAGACATCAAAGCAAAGCTTTTGCCTAAGCATAAGAAAGAGCAGGATAAAAGCTGGCTGGATTGGGCGCTTGAGGCTGAGAATAAACCCAATTTAGAACAAAAGCTTGCGCATTACCAGTCTGCAATTAAAGCCTTTCCAGATTCACCTGGGCTACATAACAACTATGCTATATTATTGAAAGAGAACGAGAAGTTAAAGGAAGCAGAAGCTCATTATACAGAAGCGTTGGCGAAGGATCCTGAGTACACAACGGCTATGTTTAATTATGCCATATTGTTGGAAAGCTCAGGGGAAGTGGATAAAGCTGAGGCTTATTATAAAAGGGCGTTGGAGTTAGATGCTCAGGATACTGACTCTATGAATAATTACGCTTGTCTGTTGATTGATCAAAAACGCCTGGTAGATGCTGAGGCGCTGCTTCACAGAGCTTTGCAATTATTGCCTAATGACCTGGCAATTCTTGAAACGCACGCTGAATTATTGTTTGCACAAGAAAAGCACCATGAGGCGCTTCAAGTTATTGAGCAAGTGCTCGAAGTGGAGCCGACTCGAAAAAGTGCTAAAGACCTTAATACACAGATCATACAAGCAATCGAAGATACGGAAAGTGAGTTAGAATAA
- a CDS encoding glycosyltransferase, with the protein MLLLYVESGAGSRALAEALASGFRKQGKTVELLSVSELLPQWLSDLLFGQYYQWCMSGKQHHSKLYASRWFYPFLYRLIPLWLALKGNDKQEDAKAVIRRHNQVVACSYYGAFFARYFARLAGHKVEVSGVLGDYQISNGWRTPLTQLFVSHQYSHPVLDWHRARGTDILPLGIPTEVAQDLTVTGKDTAKKSEAALNILLCGGGWGLGISASTVALLLAQNPSGTVTVICGQNETLQQQLRARFEQEIAQHQLQLAGFVSDMQPYYAQADIIITKAGGLTLTEAALANTCLIIHGALPGQEQHNRAVFVAQGAALNACNDQQLSDLLSQIQTSASLRSQTIMKAATLVNANASNQICHHLLASSK; encoded by the coding sequence ATGCTCCTGTTATATGTGGAGTCTGGCGCGGGGTCACGAGCACTGGCAGAGGCTCTGGCGAGCGGTTTTCGTAAACAAGGCAAAACCGTTGAGCTGTTGTCAGTGTCCGAACTGTTGCCACAGTGGCTGTCCGATTTACTGTTTGGCCAATATTACCAGTGGTGCATGTCGGGCAAGCAACATCACAGCAAGTTATATGCAAGCCGCTGGTTCTACCCGTTTCTTTACAGGCTAATACCGCTGTGGCTGGCGCTTAAAGGCAATGACAAGCAGGAAGACGCGAAAGCGGTGATCCGTCGTCATAACCAGGTGGTTGCCTGTAGTTATTACGGTGCATTCTTCGCCCGTTATTTTGCCAGACTGGCCGGGCATAAGGTCGAAGTCAGTGGTGTGCTGGGTGATTATCAAATCTCTAATGGCTGGCGGACCCCGTTAACTCAGTTGTTTGTTTCTCATCAGTACAGTCATCCTGTGCTGGACTGGCATCGCGCCAGAGGAACCGACATATTGCCGCTGGGGATCCCGACAGAGGTAGCTCAGGACTTAACGGTGACAGGCAAAGATACCGCGAAGAAAAGCGAGGCCGCTCTGAACATTTTACTCTGTGGCGGTGGCTGGGGGTTGGGCATTTCGGCTTCAACAGTGGCGTTGTTATTGGCTCAGAATCCATCTGGTACGGTAACGGTCATTTGCGGCCAGAACGAGACTTTACAACAGCAACTACGGGCTCGTTTTGAACAAGAAATAGCCCAACATCAGTTGCAACTGGCCGGGTTTGTGTCGGATATGCAGCCTTACTACGCCCAGGCGGACATCATAATTACGAAAGCCGGTGGTCTGACCCTGACCGAAGCGGCCCTGGCCAATACCTGCCTGATCATTCATGGCGCTTTACCCGGGCAAGAGCAACACAATCGAGCGGTGTTTGTCGCTCAGGGCGCGGCACTAAACGCGTGCAATGATCAGCAGCTCAGTGACTTGCTCAGTCAGATACAGACATCGGCATCACTGCGCAGCCAGACCATTATGAAGGCTGCCACTTTAGTGAACGCCAATGCATCAAACCAGATTTGTCATCATTTACTCGCAAGTAGCAAATAA
- a CDS encoding radical SAM protein, giving the protein MWTKKATQLAVSELPQAHQNFMARNPGFTAHHQASTERVANALRRYAASGKIEADNICKLVIKMTSSCNLRCEQCFQWRETGFHHGLDPTAIPYEQSGHLFDFVERQRCDIILTGGEPTLHPDFPKFLSRLAEAGCFIYICTNGLMIKRHFEVLSKYHDQLAFLISIDGPKDIHDSIRGKGTYNKTMAGIKLLADGKKEGKQWLIGVENTMMAKNLDRATELLNECEQAGVDWMIYNHLWVVDMMARSEYHRFCEDFDTVPNSYTGFDMGDFRPDYIEHVIDTIDTLRAYPSQIPVLFGPDYDADEIRQYYRGKMPARPHYLKMGVKLDVDIGGKLVMTKQFPDLVFGNVLDTPIEELIASEPYQRAAKTMREQSLKVLNACPDAHNFLL; this is encoded by the coding sequence ATGTGGACTAAGAAAGCCACGCAACTGGCGGTCAGCGAATTACCGCAGGCACATCAGAATTTTATGGCCAGAAACCCAGGGTTTACCGCCCATCATCAGGCCAGCACCGAGCGAGTGGCTAACGCCCTCAGACGCTATGCCGCGAGCGGAAAAATCGAAGCAGATAATATCTGTAAGCTGGTCATTAAAATGACCAGCAGTTGTAATTTGCGCTGTGAACAGTGCTTTCAGTGGCGTGAAACAGGCTTTCACCATGGCCTGGATCCCACGGCCATCCCTTATGAGCAAAGTGGTCATTTGTTTGATTTTGTTGAGCGTCAGCGCTGCGACATCATACTGACCGGGGGAGAGCCCACTTTACACCCTGATTTTCCTAAGTTTCTCAGCCGCCTGGCTGAAGCCGGATGCTTTATTTATATCTGTACGAATGGCCTGATGATTAAGCGCCACTTTGAGGTATTGAGTAAGTATCACGATCAGCTGGCCTTTTTGATTTCCATCGACGGACCGAAAGACATCCATGACTCGATCCGGGGTAAAGGCACCTACAACAAAACCATGGCCGGTATTAAGTTACTGGCTGACGGTAAAAAAGAGGGCAAGCAGTGGCTGATCGGGGTAGAGAATACCATGATGGCCAAAAACCTGGACCGGGCGACCGAGTTACTTAATGAGTGCGAACAGGCCGGTGTTGACTGGATGATCTACAACCACCTGTGGGTCGTGGACATGATGGCGCGCAGCGAATACCACCGCTTTTGTGAAGACTTCGACACTGTGCCTAACTCCTATACAGGATTTGATATGGGGGATTTTCGTCCGGATTACATTGAACACGTCATAGACACCATAGACACATTGCGTGCCTATCCGTCACAGATCCCCGTGTTATTTGGGCCGGATTATGATGCGGATGAGATCCGTCAGTACTATCGCGGCAAAATGCCAGCACGGCCACATTATCTCAAAATGGGTGTGAAACTGGATGTTGATATTGGTGGCAAGCTGGTGATGACCAAGCAGTTCCCTGATCTGGTATTTGGTAATGTGCTCGATACTCCAATTGAGGAGCTCATTGCTTCTGAGCCATACCAGCGTGCTGCTAAGACGATGCGTGAGCAAAGCTTAAAGGTTCTCAATGCGTGTCCCGACGCGCATAACTTTTTGCTCTAG
- a CDS encoding glycosyltransferase: MLSVILPAHNEAKTLAVTLPLLVEQLPLDAELIVVCDTCSDATVQVARAYTEQVFTISAGSAAAARNYGAAQASGSMLLFLDADTVCSAQLPAQIAQFAKDSHRAVYGTAPLKSDSGHWLGRFVATDINRFNQRHQSMGGNCFVSADLFKTVGGFNTRLLRGEDTDLGVRCQCEGGHYVWLSQSHFVHNERKFRTHGYLRYYGSLLLGGVLWQLSPRLYARSLGGQA; this comes from the coding sequence ATGTTGTCCGTGATCTTGCCTGCTCATAATGAAGCAAAAACGTTAGCGGTTACTTTACCGTTATTGGTTGAACAGTTGCCTCTGGATGCTGAGCTGATCGTGGTCTGTGATACCTGCTCGGATGCAACCGTGCAGGTGGCGCGGGCCTATACTGAGCAGGTATTTACTATTTCCGCAGGCAGTGCCGCTGCAGCGCGTAATTATGGCGCTGCACAGGCAAGTGGCAGCATGCTGCTGTTTCTAGATGCTGATACCGTGTGCAGTGCGCAACTACCAGCGCAGATTGCTCAGTTTGCCAAGGACAGCCACAGGGCTGTGTATGGTACGGCGCCACTGAAGAGCGACAGTGGTCACTGGCTCGGTCGTTTTGTCGCGACGGATATCAATCGTTTTAACCAGCGTCACCAGAGCATGGGCGGCAATTGTTTTGTTTCGGCCGACTTGTTTAAAACCGTTGGTGGCTTCAACACACGTTTATTGCGTGGCGAAGACACCGATCTGGGTGTGCGTTGCCAATGTGAGGGTGGGCATTATGTGTGGCTTAGTCAAAGTCATTTTGTTCACAACGAGCGAAAGTTCCGCACTCATGGTTATCTGCGGTATTACGGTTCGTTGTTGCTCGGTGGCGTGTTATGGCAGCTTTCACCACGCTTGTATGCCCGCAGTCTGGGAGGACAGGCATGA